A single window of Drosophila suzukii chromosome 3, CBGP_Dsuzu_IsoJpt1.0, whole genome shotgun sequence DNA harbors:
- the LOC139352937 gene encoding uncharacterized protein codes for MAGRLPDTRRIRVVTARRGERESLETNEGERESLETNEGERESLETNEGERERLETKDGDRERMETSRAEQECRTLDFGLSRELWTGRGSATSRQWSGTQACHKRHGNQRNGSSGRNIYWKRYIKDKWVIQEARTLDPEWRDPAGRAQEGNNGAWRPYIRPQSAGSWISRSRGVKPSRSVKVPSEQTVKQVIYEGATTKRVVGSSAVGSIEGARSPRRDVRD; via the coding sequence atggccggccgcttaccagatacgcggcgaattcgcgtagtaacggcgcggcggggagaacgagagagtttggagaccaacgaaggagagcgagagagtttggagaccaacgaaggagagcgagagagtttggagaccaatgaaggagagcgagagagattggagaccaaggatggagatcgagagagaatggagacttcgcgggcagagcaagagtgccgtactttggactttggactctcccgtgaactttggaccgggagaggaagtgccacatctcggcagtggagcggcacacaggcgtgccacaagcggcacgggaatcagcggaacggcagcagtgggcggaacatctattggaagcggtacataaaggacaagtgggtcatccaggaggcacggactttggacccagagtggagagatccagcgggccgtgcgcaagagggaaataacggtgcttggaggccctatataaggccgcagagcgctggcagctggatcagtcgatcaagaggagtcaagccttcaagatcagtcaaagtaccaagtgagcaaacagtcaagcaagtaatctacgagggagctacaaccaagcgagtcgtcggaagcagcgccgtgggaagcatagaaggagcaagatcgccacgtcgagacgttcgggattag